The sequence below is a genomic window from Humulus lupulus chromosome 3, drHumLupu1.1, whole genome shotgun sequence.
tggtccttgggactataaAAGTAATTGCCTCTTGTTTttggagcatagcccacgaaaATGCACACTTTAGAcctcgaatcaagtttccctTATTTAGGTCTatgaacatgagcaggacaaccccaaatgtgGAAAtgatgcaaactaggtttgttaccattccaTAGTTCCACTGGCGTTTTACTTATGGTCATAgatggaactacattcaaaatgtaagttgccttttgaagtgcatatccccataataagagaggaagtgaagagtagcttaacatagatctgaccatgtccaacaaggtcctatttcttctttctgaaacaccattttgctgaggcGTTCCAGGTGCAATGAGTTAGGATAGAATGCAATGCTAcaacatgaaatctttgaattccaaATGATAATATTCATCACCTTGTTCTaatcgaagtgttttaagagtaTTTCCAAATTGCTTCTAAGCCTCAActttgaagtcttgaaacttaccaaaggtttcagacttCCTATGTAACACCCCTCGTTTAGGGCACCAGGTAAAACCCTAGTTCATTCCCTGTATTATGTACTATGTCAGGTGAACATTTTATGTCACAAGAAGTTGTGATGTGTGAATGCTTTCCATGATGTAGTAAGTGCAGTTTTTGTTAAAAATCGAGACTTTTGTTCGTGGAccgggtcaaaaaccctaatcggttAAAATTCTTggattaattaaataggaaatactatgacataaaaatattaattttgtctcACACTGGGACTTTACAGTCGAGCCAATAACTTTAAAAAtttattgaggatttaattccagTTGATTGggtttaagaatggaaattcttgcccgagccctaagagcattttggtcaatttgagtaaattaccaaaattatgggttatgtgacaaaatttatttttggtcacatttatttaattaattttatcttgGGATAATTAAAAATTGTAGGGTAAAATTATTGTTAGAAATTagaagtgaaattaccaaagggtccTTGAATGCCTTAAAGTGTGGTAAAATTTGGCAAGGGCATAAGAGTCTTTTCAGaagggaggagagagaagggTGGGTGGCTAGGCTATGCCTATGCACTCAAGTGTCTTATGACACATATCATGGGGAAGGTTAAGAGACTACCCTAATGATTAGTGCTCTTCCACATTTTTGTCCTTAATCCTTTTTCACCAAAACTACACACTTCCCTCGAAAATCAATTTGTCCACTCAAACAAACTTTCTCTCTTCCACTCAACACTCCCAAAACCGAAAGCCCTAAGCCCCTTGGCTGTCATTTCTCTTCTCTTCGCAATCTTGGTTCACTCATTCTCCATTTAAGGAAGGAGGAGCTCAAGGGAAGACTAGTGATGAAGTAAGTACGAAACCTTGTCCATTtcacttcttttcttcttcaaatctgaAACCCTAAGGGGTGGAATATGCATGCATGTTATGTAATAGCCATgcattgcatggttcttgtgttctagggttcaagggaGGTTGTTCCAGGAGGATCTCAAAGTTGAAGCTTTTTGGTGATAtagtgaaaacaaaggtaagggttctagagtttttgtgtttttctattcatctaaaatctcctacTCTAACACTCTCTTAAAAATTTGCATGTGAAACCTATGGGGCTCGGTTTGAGGGTATAGAATCCAAGAAGGAAGCTTGGACAAGCTGAGGActatcatctccaagctagaaccatcaaaggtagatctttggttggttttgatttattttttgttattgatgttagatctggttgtataggttgttttgttggtttttgaagtttattttatgcttgagggttggattggttgatttttttatttgcatggatgcatgtggctagggttttttTAGTTGTGTTTACTTTTGCTAggatgtgtaaaaatgcatgctgccaagttttcaTGGTCTGACTTCCAATGGGTCAAATTGTACCATACTACCTCTGTTTGTGGAAATAATTTGAATGTTTACATAGTTCTAGATGattacttgagtttaggctttttAAAATCATGAAAAGTTGTTTTCAAACCGAAGTTATGAagtttttggcatcttgatgtcaatctggaaaatttctgggcagcatgcactgcccataTTGTTTTGACTTTAGAATGGGTTTTACTAACAAAAAAACTATGAAATTTTGTAAGATGTTAGTTTAAACATGTTTAAGGGTCACTgtgaaattttaaataaaaatatgttaaggtataagagttatgatttttcaaagttttccctagaATCTAGAAACAAAACTTATAGATAGCAAGCACTATCGAGATGGCTTTAAACATTTAGTTAAGTtcttttattccaaaaattatgaaattttgtagCAAGCTAATTTGTACATGTATAAAGATCCCTGTAATATTTCAGAAAGAACTGGGATAcagtgtaagagaaataatttttcaaatttaccataaaaactaggaaaaacttctgggcagcaggcactacccagattgctttaaaaatttgaatgggcttttccatcccaaaaattataaaatattgaaGGTAGTTATTTAAGATGTGTACAAGGACTCCTGTAAAATTTGAGAGAATTTTTTTTAgggtttaagagaaataatttttctaagtttaccCTAAAAATGGAAAGGTAGCAATTTCAAACCTTAACGAAAAGttaatttttaccattttatatgttaagggtccaattgccattcttttaaaaaaaaaaaaacataaagagagatcctaggttatgggtaagaattggtaagaatgggagtttgggttttgtagaacctttaagagagcGATATGACATTGTTAAATATTATTTGAAACAGATCACTaagcggtattttggtaaatgataaaataggtaaattttcataagaagacgacaagttggtattttctaaagaaatgagTTGAGCATAACTCctttttcctaaaaccaaaatacgagttatccaataagtgagttcttcatttaaagaatattaaaatgcatggcGGTGAGCGTTTTGCGGAGAGACTAATTTTCCTATGATACCGTTAAGACTGAAACAGAATTTGGCCTTATACACTATGAATAAGAGACTATAGTATAGAATCCctaagaatttatttcatgtagctattgtggaatattaactataagaatatgccatagtttgatctaagtcactgtgtggtttcactacatTGTTATCTAAGCTTGAAGGCTCGGTTATGGATAGAaggtttccacaagcaagcgctaaggaatccgggtaagacaacttatgatatgtttggctacaacatattaatgactagtttagataaatGAGTTAATAGTTAATAATTTGAATTAGTgctagaaggtttactcaagtcCGTGGTCGTAGAGAattcgcatactcatgactaaggtaagcagtccagctagctaccgtgacaactTTGTACTCCGGCTAGCCACTGGGGAACTATGTGGGAAATCGGTTCGCCACCGATGCCTGTATGGCTATGTCGGTTGGCCATTGCGATATGTAAGAAGTTTGGTCCACcaccgatgcctgtgtggctaagttggttggccatcgcgatatgtaagaagtttggttcgccaccgatgcctgtgtggctaagtcagttggccatcgcgatatgtaagaagtttGGTTCGCCATTGATGCTTTGGTAGCTAAGTTGGTTGGCCATCACGATATGTAAGAAGTTTGGTTCGCAACCGATGCATGTGTGGCTAAGTCGGTTGGCcatcgcaatatgtaagaagtctggtttgCCACCGATACCTGTGTGGCTAAAATCGGTTGGCCATCGCGGTATGTAAGAAGTCCGGCTTAACATcatgacataagagtccggttaaacttCCTGACATGTAAGTAATCTAATTCTGAAATCAAATCTCTATGGCTAAGATAGTATGCTGAATTCCTCTAGGAGTCTGGGTTACctgtgtaactagtttacactcGTCGACGCAATGGAGagatatgctaagatatgttgagatatgttaagctatgtcgAAGGTTCCTCTGGAACCATAAGAAAGTatgtatgatatgatatgatgacTATGTAAGTATGTATGTTGTGATACGACTGattaagtaagtatgtatgttaccagttaagactgtatgtatgctttgggattttctgcgtgcaggtATACCTTCAGGTTATAAATTCTGGtaatgaggcatgaccataagttttccacgATGTTCGCACATTCtcaaattgtatgttagggtttggtttcatcaaaatcctattcttggttgattatctGCCTAGTTACAATTAATTAAGTTCTTACtctgtttatgtggttatgtttgttaagttgttcttactaagcgtgTAGCTTATCTTGTTGTgttgtgttgtaggtaagctcaaccttacatgtacatgtggaccaacctgcgaggatgtacatgtggaccaaccttttggGAATTTACGTTTTGCGGATTAGAATGCACATGATAACTAATAGTttattttgggcttgttgaattttttaaaattatgatACTGTaagtcacaatgttgaccataagtcaattcaatcttaattctgagtgattaatattgtgctaattgtattattcaagtcttttgagtTGTTcgctaccagcttaccctacggactagctcgtACTtatatattggagatttggtagtataattgagtgggagtatttatcatagatatgcaATCTATAGCTTAtatttaagaagtgaaacgataaTTTCCTTATAGCTTGATTCAAGTGTTAAATAATAGAGTACTCAATTCTGTAATTAAATtaacggaaatatcatttataaggaactctGTAggagttaatgataaaataccaatggggggtaaaacagtaattttcacccgtctcattagtagatcatccatagaggattgaatgacggaTATTGTTATAACAATAGATAATGTATTTATATTTGGTGTAAaacgttttatgaattcaagagtacaattctaagtctatagtggagtcatgaggaattaataaggtagtgagattatttgttataaataaactcatagtaacttattgaagcttgagttcatggatccatgatcctcatgtcatctcttatcaaaatgaacctagtagtcatgaataattatataaattattaattataaaaatatcatattgactagcgcaatggaaataaataatgttaaattatttattaatattttgtgagaaaagaaatagaagaaactttgaggattttactgcaaagtctcaaaaagagagtattatagccaattgggaaaattttcttaatattgataaattggtattaatattaataaaatgaattaaattgtaacgacccaaaattactaataaggcttaagggccttgattagtgtgtcgagagggcaaaacttgattatgtgtgatttaaatgattaaatgtaggattatgtgataagcatgcctatatgattatttgactatatgagatgcatgattacgagtattagtatgcatgtaggcccactacaagaaaaaaaaatactttcaataagaccgaaaaagtattatcaaatatataccataacactttgcataacacttttccatagttatagacatgtgttatggtatagcctacgataacacttttgttgtgttattttaatagttagttaagtatttcattatgctatttataagtagattatataacacttttttgtacttataaaatAGTGTTATgttacactttataataacacactttacacattatagaaaatagtttgcatatcataattttatgcttataaaacagttttattgtaaaagatacaataacacattttttgtattattctaatatttggataagctttaattattattatataaacctgtacattataattattttttattgctttaattcaaacccactttatttaatatacttaagacacccttaacattgtacaaatatatttttgagtaccaattatatggttcataacacatataaccaaataattgtgtcaaaatacgttcaagattatctaaaaaacaatccaaaagtcttaagatattcaacactacctaattaacataaacaaaatattctcataatagtcaacaaaatagtcttaaacagttgcatattcaaaagtaaatgTAGGAATTCAcgatcttccaaatgtcagcacaccaaagccttccaaatcagattttcttttgcacttgacTTGTTGAATCgggtaaataaaaaataaaagaaaaactaatgaggtcatgaaatatcatatcattcatctaaaatagtcaataatatcatgacacataaccaaatttacaataattgagtttaaaaaataaacaagttattatattacacacattactaaaactatctatactcaagtgaccttagaactttaattaaatggcgcataatattaattcaaattggcCCCATTATCATTTTGTCTTTCTCATCTTCCCTATCAAATCAATCAAATAATACTATCATAATCTTGGATTGCATATCGGTTAATGTTTAATAAGCATTAatataatcaaataaccaaataaatatCTCTTGGAATAACCTTTTGAGAATGTCATGCAACTGTTGAACCAACAGCTTCTCGTATAGTAAGCATCGCATAGCTAGGACGAAATAAATAAGCACCAGGCACAATAGCAACATTATTCTtgttatcaacaaaataaaaaagattACTTGTTTTTTTTATATCTTAACATTAtcattgtattttttttagtCCACATACTTTTGTCGTTGGTTGTCCCCTTTTTGTACTTGCTTGTCTAGTTGTTTTTATTCAAAGAGAAATTATGATTACCTTTAATAAAATgtcaaatttataatttaattaattccaCTTTATTTTTCTATATGTGGATGTAATTCTTGGAAGAGTTCGAGTTGCTGTAAGATTGAGACCCCGAAATTCGGAGGAATTGATAGCCAATGCTGACTTTGCTGATTGTGTAGAGTTACAGTCAGAGGTAATAGTTGCCAACCATCTACAGACAGTATTTTTTGATGCTTGTGGTAACTAAATTagattctttttcttttgttatcAGCTTAAAAGGTTGAAATTAGACTATGATACATTCGAGTTTGATGAGGTGCTAACTGACTTTGCATCACAAAAACGTATTTATGAAGTTATGGAAAAACCTGTTGTGGAGGTGCATCTACATCAAATTTTCTTTCATTATTAGTGTTAGAACTTTTATAAAACAAACTATATTTTTGTAGATATTTCATTAAGTAACATGGAACTTTGTAATTCTCTTTTCCCAGAGTGTCCTAGATGGTTATAATGGGACAGTCATGGCATATAGACAGATTGGTACAAGTAAAACATATACTCTTGGAAGACTTGGAGAAGAAGGCACAACTGCTCGTGGCATAATGGTGCGCTCAATGGAGGACATTTTAGCAGATATTGCTCTAGAGATAGATTCTGTGTCAGTTTCATATTTGCAGGTTGTTATATTTTGAGgcaaattcttttattttttttatacatagtCATAATCTTATGTATATTCCTTGTCAGATATTTGATTTCATAAACAATCAAACTTGTTTTGTGCTTTGAttaatttgtaattttttccaAATGATcctagttttttttctttccatctaTGCTTGCTGCTTTATATGGAAACTATACATGACCTTCTTGATCCTGCAAATGATAACATTTCCATAGTGGAAGACCCCAAAACTAGAGATGTTTCTCTACTAGGGGTTACAATAAATGAAATTTGGGACCATATGAGTTTTGTTGAACTATTAAGACTTGGAGAGGCTCACTGTTTTGTTACAAATACAAAATTGAacactgttatccccaaaaaatggagatcagtgacgtggcaatagaggtgacaagtggcagtacatggtccgtaaaagacacattaataagtcaataaatatattggctcctcagagttgtgataaagtgatctggcttagaagTGACCCAGTACATCAAttaagagttttgactgcttgagaggtgtcatgaccgaccggGTAAGTTGCATCCGACCAGGACTGACTTTGCtgtccagcacttgcatgtcgTACCACTtgaatatgtccagcatgcatgtgtccgaccagcacttgcatgtcctaccagcatgcatatgtccgaccagcacttgcatgtcctaccagcatgcatatgtccgaccagcacttgcatgtcctaccagcaagtgcatgtcctaccagcaagtgcatgtcctaccagcaagtgcatgatTGTCCAAgtagagatatggcatgctagaccagagtgccatgttagacgagagacatggcatgctagaccagagtgccatgttagaccagaggagtgcGTGTCCTACCAGCCATGTGCGTGATTGTTCAgtagaggtgtgttcgaccagcttgaaggagatatgggtcgaccagacagaggaggactaagtcaagattcccagaaacggcttcaacaagaaccggtcttggcacacgcgggaatctctcatttttcccacaaatttggtgttctgttacattttaaatgttttttgtactttaaatataatatgaataataaaatatcccaatCCTAGGGGATAtcaatgtatgatcctaagcctataaatatatggctgatgggattagaaaaggggcttcttcttctttttagacttttggggaaattttgggtttgagttttctagagagagaaagtgcttgcatctgaaagaattcttgtattcttgtaatctgtactgaagaaactcagttggctcagttcatctgatcttgagtacatatctataatcacaactctaagtggattaggctataaccaacatattggggctgaaccactataaaaattgcgtgtgttatttactttctattcaaaaccgtctgtgtcgttttatttctcttgaaggtttcatcgtttttgacattctcacgtcgttggccaaaaacgcggtcaacaaacACAAAATCTTCTCGTAGTCATGCTATTTTGATGGTAATACTTAATATGTAATTCTTGGTACTTCAATGGTTccgaattttaaaatttttaaattgtttaaggTGGAGCATTAACAATCACATAAACTGCTACAGGTAAATGTGAAGAGGCATGTGAAAGGAAGAGATTCAACTCTTTTGAATGAAAATGGTAACATCTCCCACATAAGTAAAACTCTAAAGGCTCCTTTAGGTTGGAAGGGAAAGTTAGTTGTAGTTGATCTAGCTGGTTCAGAGCTTATTGATAAGTTAGGTATGAGTGTTTGAATTTCTTATTACAAAATGAGTCTTTTTTTATTGTTTCCTTTGTTGACTGACCTTTATTCATAGGAACAACTTACATTTAGCAACATTTAGCAACAATGCGACATATGCTTTAAACTGAGGCAGTTTTTTTTCCACAGTTTATACCAACTTAAGAAGGAATTTGATTACAAATATTTATCCAGAAGGCTAGATATACAATTAGATAAACTTATTATGGAACATGAAAGGTAGCAGAAAGCATTTAAGGATGAAATTGAGAGAATAATCATAGAGGCACAAAATCAGATTTCTGAGACTGAAAGGAATTATGCAGAAGCCTTGGAGGTAAATATTTGTGTTAATATTATCCAGAAGCATCATGTTCCTTTGAAAATTTTGGCATGTTTATTTGTCTCTTCAAGTGTGTTCCTTCATGTGTAAAATTCTCTTAAAAGCTAATTGGTCTTAACagcttttcattttattattttttataagcaAGAAAAGTAGCTCAGgtcaccttttttttttaatacatgaaCTTCTGATCTGATAAGTGCCTATAGTTGTTTTAATTGTTGTAATCCTCATTTTTTGTATTTGTAGAAGGAAAGATTAAAGTATCAGAAAGATTACATGGAATCCATAAAGAAGCTTGAAGAGAAATTGAAGATGAATTAGTCAAAACAAGGCAGTGACAAAATCGCAAATGGAGCGAAAGATAATGCCACTGATGTGACATCTAACAAAGAGGTAATTATATCAGATGAGAAAAAGAGCTTCCTATATAATTGTTTCTTAATGATACCTCTATTATCATCACAGAAGTTTGAAAAATAAAGCATCAAATAAAACAACACATTTTGCTTATTCTGTACTCTAATCCACCATAAAGCGTGTTTGGCACACTGATGTCTCTAAGGATGTAATAATTATACATGTCTAATTCAACTAGaaaaaaaacactaaaataaATGATGGGAATTTATTAAATATAAAGTATTCACTATTGCTTTTGATCATCTCAATATCTCAGACATTAAAAAATTGGCTTATATAGTGATGAATATGTTGCTTTATTATAACGTCTTAAACTTAATATATGGAATAATAGATAAATGTAGCAGATCTATTTAGAAATGGATGTGTGGGTTATCTTAAATTATCACTTAGGCTTCTGATTTTCATGCCATATCTGGTCTCTTCTTTCACTCTCCAATTCAACTAACATTTTAAATTATATTGTAATGTGCCTCTGGAAGTTTATTTCACAGAATTTGTCTTCTCTGGAGGAAATTGTTGAACTCAAAAAATGCTTCAGAAAGAAACTCTTTTAAGGAAGAAAGTTGAAGAGGAAATTAATATTCTAAAATATCAACTTTGTCAATGGATAAAGTCAAAGGTATGTTTCTTCCTCTCTTCTTATAACTCTAATTCGTTGATGCCTTTATGGTATCAGTTATTTCAAGTTACTCTCCTTATTATTCTTTGGATATCAGTTAGTTCAATAAGACTATAATAGACTATATTCTTAGGTATTAAATACTTGaagtaattaatatatatatatatttgatatgtATTAAATCACTACTTATGGAATAAAATTTTAGATTTTGGGAACCATTGAAGCTTCTGATGATCATTCAGTCTACAAGAACCAGGGAAAACTCTGGCAAAATGATAAAGATAAGGTGTGTTATCTATCCATATATTATATCaactatttatttttatgttgcaTGTTCGTATTTAATGCATTATATGACAGGTAAAGTGCAAGTTTTTATTGTTTTCCCTGAAACAAGCTATAACtagtaataaatttataattatgaTGAAACTTAGTCTGAGCCTCAATTGGTGCTTTTATTGGAAATCTTGTATTGATTGAATACAATGAGATGTATTGGTTATACTTAGGGACTCTATAAGAAGCAAGCAAGAATATTGTCCTTGGCTCGattcttatttattttcttttttatgaCTTAATTTGCATTATGAGTACATATCAGTTTCTATAGCCTTCAGTCATCATTTCttatataattaatatgatttctttctctcttttttagG
It includes:
- the LOC133825025 gene encoding kinesin-like protein KIN-UA, whose product is MAQPPILSKSVDEETLFLYLAITEYAASAVLVRKEEGVQKAIYYVSKRLIGAELWYLPIEKVRVAVRLRPRNSEELIANADFADCVELQSELKRLKLDYDTFEFDEVLTDFASQKRIYEVMEKPVVESVLDGYNGTVMAYRQIGTSKTYTLGRLGEEGTTARGIMVRSMEDILADIALEIDSVSVSYLQLYMETIHDLLDPANDNISIVEDPKTRDVSLLGVTINEIWDHMSFVELLRLGEAHCFVTNTKLNTESSRSHAILMVNVKRHVKGRDSTLLNENGNISHISKTLKAPLGWKGKLVVVDLAGSELIDKLGMSV